A window of Ranitomeya variabilis isolate aRanVar5 chromosome 2, aRanVar5.hap1, whole genome shotgun sequence contains these coding sequences:
- the LOC143808895 gene encoding uncharacterized protein LOC143808895 → MFLLNNKAEGEEIVPPSSEENLITLNVRPGHTADLSYNPPNPEELSPDQALTVTTYTGLKDRTRFQCEECGKQFSKNSDLFTHRRSHTEDKPYSCSECGKCFTDKSHLITHERSHIEEKPYSCSKCETRFTHKSLLVAHENNHPYVCSVCGKDFTKFNIFVHHQRSHTLLSCSECGKSFKQNCLLVAHEKVHSGEKPYSCSKCGKCFTHKSYLTAHQKIHTAEKPYSCSDCGKCFTHKSYLTTHQKIHIGEKLYSCSDCGKCFADKSHLTAHQKIHTGEKPYSCSDCGKCYKKKSNLVTHERSHTGEKPYSCSDCGKCFADKSHLTAHQKIHTGEKPYSCSDCGKCFTDKSHLITHERSHIEEKPYSCSKCETRFTHKSLLVAHEKNHPYVCSVCGKVFTRFNIFVQHQRSHTVKKLHSCSECGKSFKKICLLVAHEKVHSGEKPYSCSKCGKCFTHKSYLTAHQKIHTGEKPYSCSDCGKCFADKSHLTAHQNIHTGEKRYSCSDCGNCFTHRSHLTAHQKIHTGETPYSCSDCGKCFADKSHFTAHQRGHTGEKPYSCSKCGKCFADKSYLTTHQKIHTGEKPYSCSKCGKCFIKKSVLVRHGIVHTGEKPYSCSECGKSLSSKANLVIHQRSHTGEKPYSCSDCGKCFAVKCSLNKHKRVHTG, encoded by the coding sequence ATGTTTTTGCTAAATAATAAAGCAGAAGGTGAAGAAATTGTGCCACCCTCTTCAGAAGAAAACCTCATCACCCTTAATGTACGTCCAGGACACACTGCAGATTTGTCATATAATCCGCCAAATCCAGAGGAACTGTCCCCTGACCAAGCTCTGACTGTCACCACATATACAGGTCTGAAAGACAGAACAAGATTTCAATGTGAGGAATGTGGAAAACAGTTTTCAAAAAACTCGGATCTTTTTACACACAGAAGAAGTCACACAGAAgacaagccgtattcatgttcagaatgtgggaaatgttttacagataaatcacaTCTTATCACACATGAGAGAAGTCACATTGAAGAGAAACCgtattcatgttcaaaatgtgaaaCACGATTTACACATAAATCACTTCTAGTCGCACATGAGAATAATCACCCGTATGTATGTTCAGTATGTGGAAAGGATTTTACAAAATTTAATATATTTGTTcatcatcagagaagtcacacgttgctctcatgttcagagtgtggaaaAAGTTTTAAACAAAATTGTCTTCTTGTTGCACATGAAAAAGTTCACTCGggtgagaagccgtattcatgttcaaaatgtgggaaatgttttacacataaaTCATATCTTACcgcacatcagaaaattcacacagcagagaagccgtattcatgttcagactgtgggaaatgttttacacataaaTCATATCTTACcacacatcagaaaattcacatagGAGAGAAGCTGTATTCATGTtcagactgtgggaaatgttttgcagataaatcacatcttaccgcacatcagaaaattcacacaggagagaagccgtattcatgttcagactgtgggaaatgttataaaaagaaatcaaatcttgttacacatgagagaagtcacacaggagagaagccgtattcatgttcagactgtgggaaatgttttgcagataaatcacaTCTTACCGCACATCAGaagattcacacaggagagaagccgtattcatgttcagactgtgggaaatgttttacagataaatcacaTCTTATCACACATGAGAGAAGTCACATTGAAGAGAAACCgtattcatgttcaaaatgtgaaaCACGATTTACACATAAATCACTTCTAGTCGCACATGAGAAAAATCACCCGTATGTATGTTCAGTATGTGGAAAGGTTTTTACAAGATTTAATATATTTGTtcaacatcagagaagtcacactgtAAAAAAGCTGCATTCATGTTCCGAGTgtggaaaaagttttaaaaaaatttgtcTTCTTGTTGCACATGAAAAAGTTCACTCgggtgagaagccatattcatgttcaaaatgtgggaaatgttttacacataaaTCATATCTTACcgcacatcagaaaattcacacaggagagaagccatattcatgttcagactgtgggaaatgttttgccgaTAAATCACATCTTACCGCACATCAGaatattcacacaggagagaagcggtATTCATGTTCAGACTGTGGGAATTGTTTTACACATAGATCACATCTTACcgcacatcagaaaattcacacaggagagacgccgtattcatgttcagactgtgggaaatgttttgcagataaatcacaTTTTACCGCACATCAGAgaggtcacacaggagagaagccgtattcatgttcaaaatgtgggaaatgttttgcagataaatcataTCTTACcacacatcagaaaattcacacaggagagaagccatattcatgttcaaaatgtgggaaatgctttataaAGAAATCTGTGCTTGTTAGACATGGAATagttcacacaggtgagaagccatattcatgctcagaatgtggaaaaagtCTCTCAAGTAAAGCaaatcttgttatacatcagagaagtcacacaggagagaagccgtattcatgttcagactgtgggaaatgttttgcagttaAATGTTCCCTTAATAAACATAAGAGAGTTCACACAGGATAA